One part of the Anaerolineales bacterium genome encodes these proteins:
- the smpB gene encoding SsrA-binding protein SmpB, with protein MAEKVVARNRKARHDYVLKEKYEAGMVLMGSEIKSIRAGQVSLKEAYVRTNGRDAYLVNAHIAPYHQAGKDGHEALRERKLLLHADEIADLYEEVKRNGSTIVPLQIYLKKGRAKLEISVAKGKKKWDKRQDIAKRDAEREMARAMKNRE; from the coding sequence ATGGCTGAAAAAGTAGTCGCTCGCAACCGCAAGGCCAGGCATGATTACGTCCTCAAGGAGAAATACGAAGCCGGCATGGTCCTGATGGGCAGCGAGATCAAGTCCATACGCGCCGGGCAGGTGAGCCTTAAAGAGGCGTATGTGCGTACCAATGGGCGCGATGCCTATCTGGTCAATGCCCACATCGCCCCCTACCACCAGGCCGGCAAGGACGGGCACGAAGCGCTGCGCGAGCGCAAGCTGCTGCTGCACGCCGATGAGATCGCCGACCTGTACGAAGAGGTCAAGCGCAACGGCAGCACCATCGTGCCACTGCAGATCTATTTGAAAAAAGGCCGCGCCAAACTGGAAATTTCGGTGGCCAAGGGCAAAAAGAAGTGGGACAAGCGCCAAGACATTGCCAAGCGCGACGCCGAGCGTGAAATGGCACGCGCCATGAAGAACCGCGAATAA
- a CDS encoding tetratricopeptide repeat protein, which yields MSSFIADLKTRLPQSEWPLVVAALRNEPTLWAELQDAGFGAQALEAAGTQRNAWSPAFLGLLRLGQAGLHEELRAKLMDAVAEKLRYQAASAYEQVSTQGATNAPDVEQAALLALALRERRRVLGNWEQLAQDLSIAPAEFWKLPLAALFGMLPQPQELLAALLSAPNAELHKLGLHALTSNPLTVDEQSAVLLETIADYPIPQFLAVLRQLAHMHLPLARQAARFALHKLENEPQGEGSELSQIERLLLQAEIRQLSGQPEDAAPLLHAAWGAAQRVQAELAGKLAENAAVHADAPGLAAMPESAAAAAKSAGSKHPAALIAAARVALKSGDVAEAQRMAAAALAAAQDSAAGENATLMRQLGEIFVDLKLGEAARQAAELAVQHAPNDADSAAFLSRVMTLCNEPERALQAAHLAAALAPERSDLRRQLAKALQASQQGAAAYGEWQAVLAQDEEPTLDDLFGLAQSALDADEIGECIQACQRVLAVQATHGGAHALMGKALVAQGDANSAIEHLRRATELAPAQHEAWIVLAELLRDQGDVQAARDTLFNAQQFTKPNPELQHLLGEIYLTLEENEAALGAFSRAVELLAEPAAQPNTVLAQNTILQLGRLQRVLGHSNQARHTLERGVQSYPQHAGLQHELGKLLLALKEAPAALAALQVTLQAEPANSEALLDAAQAQLLTGAAAEAEGLLRTALEQRPLAMATALLGEALAAQAKHGEAIHEFEAALRSELAQEPGWNKRLVLGKALAQAKQGEHEEALRVLEALDVTNPNDPDVLHALCMAYSHAGRTEEAFQIASKVYMTSGKDEHDVLWFANQAEALGKNEDARRALGKGIAEHGSAAHILRLAELEWQDGTHEKAVDTLAALLRSANGAALAKAGRFLLERRAAATSVSYFKRALELEQTPALLDALTEAYEHSQQWNEALATIEKNLTAEPGQPALLARKARILQAAGRPQAALEVLEQAIERMPDDLGLLANKARLLRAAGEWAAALTAAEKAFHLDHSHQPLLQLAVELALATLQPERARALLAEATPNSAPDAELACLQAELALDSNEELAAAKALAPALESDQPGPRVLALQSQMAARRGDRTQAEQYLNTALEMVNTKFSEPQDALTLISLARAAQGLLNYEAAVNLLQLAVKLVPGQALAQFALGKAIVQRAEWQQLCAASNALAAPGADSTSPEVYAAARAAFTAALSTAPFAGARAQLEHWLARAALRFGNNADVEALPTGYPSSAGEAAALVYAAHMRGDLRTVEANAKGFWRSPEVLVERALAFGDADASSALKWMLGALEQKPHLAPYHALAARFAQQAGQAQTALEHIRQAIALSPVQAMWQAFAGKLLQQAGALADAIDYFEHAVAMQPQDAERHFELGQAQLDAEQYPLAQKSLEQAAKLQPKSAAYALALAQAYKLAGDLKQAGEKAAAAQKLAPNSNAALVLQAEIALHNNETATAKSLAESALRLAPTDSKALSLYAECLHAVGEVDDALAVLERSEQYAQDKLPIQLRRAQLLPAEKGLSEVLRLSKANTERPDVYLTLSEMLANTGETLDAIHAAQRAAKKADSLPLPQQARLHLHLGKLLKASGQLDQSLHHLDEAAALAPHLSDVQIERGQVFLSRRQFKQAMQALELAAAAAPHSPQPHLQAAQALKDVKDYTAAEAALRKAAQLAPRERSIQRQLAAVIALNLIHQPQEVSAL from the coding sequence ATGAGCTCTTTCATCGCCGACCTCAAGACCCGCCTGCCCCAAAGCGAATGGCCGCTGGTAGTGGCCGCCCTGCGCAACGAGCCCACCCTGTGGGCTGAGCTGCAGGATGCAGGTTTTGGCGCACAAGCCCTGGAAGCCGCCGGCACGCAACGCAACGCGTGGTCGCCGGCCTTTCTGGGCTTGCTGCGCCTGGGCCAGGCCGGCTTGCATGAAGAGCTGCGCGCCAAGCTGATGGACGCGGTAGCGGAGAAGCTGCGCTACCAGGCCGCCAGCGCCTACGAGCAGGTGAGCACGCAAGGCGCAACCAACGCGCCGGATGTGGAGCAAGCCGCCCTGCTGGCGCTGGCGCTGCGTGAGCGCCGCCGCGTGCTGGGCAACTGGGAGCAGCTGGCCCAGGACCTGAGCATTGCCCCGGCTGAATTCTGGAAGCTGCCGCTGGCGGCGCTGTTCGGCATGCTGCCTCAACCGCAGGAACTGCTGGCCGCCCTGCTGAGCGCGCCGAATGCAGAATTGCACAAGCTGGGCTTGCACGCCCTCACCAGCAATCCGCTGACGGTGGACGAGCAGAGCGCGGTGCTGCTGGAAACGATTGCCGACTATCCCATCCCACAATTCCTGGCCGTGCTGCGCCAACTGGCCCATATGCATTTGCCGCTGGCCCGGCAAGCTGCCCGCTTTGCGTTGCACAAGCTCGAGAACGAGCCGCAGGGCGAGGGCAGCGAACTGAGCCAGATCGAGCGCCTGCTGCTGCAGGCCGAGATCCGCCAACTGAGCGGCCAGCCGGAAGACGCTGCCCCGCTGCTGCATGCCGCGTGGGGCGCGGCACAGCGCGTGCAGGCTGAACTGGCTGGCAAGCTGGCCGAGAACGCCGCCGTGCACGCCGATGCGCCCGGCCTGGCCGCCATGCCGGAGAGCGCAGCGGCCGCCGCCAAGAGCGCCGGCAGCAAGCACCCGGCCGCCCTGATTGCCGCGGCGCGCGTAGCGCTGAAGTCGGGCGATGTGGCCGAAGCCCAGCGGATGGCTGCTGCAGCCCTGGCCGCAGCACAAGACAGCGCCGCGGGCGAGAACGCCACCTTGATGCGCCAACTGGGCGAGATCTTTGTGGACCTGAAATTGGGTGAAGCCGCCCGCCAGGCCGCCGAACTGGCAGTGCAGCACGCCCCCAACGATGCTGACAGCGCCGCCTTCCTGAGCCGCGTGATGACGCTGTGCAATGAGCCCGAGCGCGCTCTGCAGGCCGCCCATCTGGCGGCCGCTTTGGCGCCGGAGCGCAGCGACCTGCGCCGCCAGCTGGCGAAGGCCCTGCAAGCCAGCCAGCAAGGCGCGGCCGCGTATGGCGAATGGCAAGCAGTGCTGGCGCAGGATGAAGAGCCCACGCTGGATGATCTGTTCGGCCTGGCGCAATCGGCGCTGGATGCCGATGAGATCGGCGAATGCATTCAGGCCTGCCAGCGCGTGCTGGCCGTGCAGGCCACCCACGGCGGCGCGCATGCGCTGATGGGCAAAGCCCTGGTGGCCCAGGGCGACGCTAACAGCGCCATTGAGCATTTGCGCCGCGCCACCGAGCTGGCTCCCGCGCAACACGAGGCCTGGATCGTACTGGCTGAACTACTGCGCGACCAGGGCGATGTGCAGGCGGCGCGTGACACGCTGTTCAACGCCCAGCAGTTCACCAAGCCCAACCCGGAATTGCAACACCTGCTGGGTGAGATCTATTTGACGCTGGAAGAGAATGAGGCCGCCCTCGGCGCCTTCTCGCGAGCTGTGGAATTATTGGCTGAGCCCGCCGCTCAGCCCAACACCGTATTGGCCCAGAACACTATTCTGCAATTGGGCCGCCTGCAACGCGTGCTCGGCCACAGCAACCAGGCCCGCCACACACTTGAGCGCGGCGTGCAGAGCTACCCGCAGCACGCAGGCTTGCAGCACGAGCTGGGCAAGCTGCTGCTGGCGCTGAAGGAAGCCCCCGCCGCGCTGGCCGCCCTGCAGGTGACCCTGCAAGCTGAACCGGCGAATAGTGAAGCTTTGCTGGACGCCGCGCAGGCCCAGTTGCTCACCGGCGCTGCCGCTGAGGCCGAAGGCCTGCTGCGCACTGCGCTGGAGCAGCGCCCGCTTGCCATGGCCACCGCCCTGCTGGGCGAAGCCCTGGCGGCGCAGGCCAAGCACGGCGAAGCCATCCATGAATTCGAAGCCGCCCTGCGCTCTGAACTGGCGCAGGAGCCGGGCTGGAACAAGCGTCTGGTGCTGGGCAAAGCGCTGGCGCAGGCCAAGCAAGGCGAGCACGAGGAAGCATTGCGCGTCCTCGAAGCGCTGGATGTGACTAACCCGAATGACCCGGATGTATTGCACGCCCTGTGCATGGCGTACAGCCATGCCGGGCGTACCGAGGAAGCCTTCCAGATCGCCAGCAAGGTCTACATGACCAGCGGCAAGGATGAGCACGACGTGCTGTGGTTCGCCAACCAGGCCGAAGCGCTGGGCAAGAATGAAGACGCCCGCCGCGCCCTGGGCAAGGGCATCGCCGAGCACGGCTCGGCGGCCCACATTCTGCGCCTGGCCGAGCTGGAATGGCAGGACGGCACACACGAGAAGGCCGTGGATACGCTGGCCGCCCTGCTGCGCAGCGCTAACGGCGCTGCGCTGGCCAAGGCCGGTCGCTTCCTACTGGAGCGCCGCGCTGCAGCCACGAGTGTGTCATATTTCAAGCGCGCCCTGGAGCTGGAGCAGACGCCGGCCCTACTCGACGCGCTGACCGAGGCCTACGAACATAGCCAGCAGTGGAACGAAGCCCTGGCTACGATCGAGAAGAACCTGACCGCCGAGCCAGGCCAGCCTGCTCTGCTGGCCCGCAAAGCGCGCATCCTGCAGGCTGCAGGCCGCCCGCAGGCCGCCCTGGAAGTGCTGGAGCAAGCCATCGAGCGCATGCCGGACGACCTGGGCCTGCTGGCTAACAAAGCCCGCCTACTGCGCGCCGCTGGCGAATGGGCGGCTGCCCTCACGGCTGCCGAGAAAGCCTTTCATCTGGATCACAGCCACCAGCCGCTGCTGCAGTTGGCCGTAGAGTTGGCGCTGGCCACGCTGCAGCCCGAGCGCGCTCGCGCCCTGCTGGCTGAGGCCACGCCCAACAGTGCGCCGGATGCGGAACTGGCCTGCTTGCAAGCCGAGCTGGCCCTCGACTCCAATGAAGAGCTGGCCGCGGCCAAGGCGCTGGCGCCCGCCCTGGAAAGCGACCAGCCCGGCCCGCGCGTGCTGGCTCTGCAATCGCAGATGGCCGCCCGCCGCGGCGACCGCACGCAGGCCGAGCAATATTTGAATACCGCGCTGGAGATGGTGAACACCAAATTCAGCGAACCGCAAGATGCCTTGACCCTCATCAGCCTGGCGCGTGCCGCGCAAGGCTTGTTGAACTATGAAGCCGCAGTGAACCTGCTGCAGTTGGCCGTGAAGCTGGTACCCGGCCAGGCCCTGGCGCAGTTCGCGCTGGGTAAGGCCATCGTGCAGCGCGCCGAATGGCAGCAGCTGTGCGCCGCCAGCAATGCGCTGGCCGCCCCGGGCGCAGACAGCACGAGCCCGGAGGTGTATGCTGCAGCCCGGGCGGCATTCACCGCTGCGCTGAGCACGGCGCCGTTCGCCGGCGCACGGGCTCAACTGGAACACTGGCTGGCGCGCGCCGCCCTGCGCTTCGGCAACAACGCCGATGTAGAGGCCCTGCCCACCGGCTACCCCAGCAGCGCCGGCGAAGCCGCCGCGCTGGTGTATGCCGCCCACATGCGCGGCGACCTGCGCACAGTGGAAGCGAACGCCAAAGGCTTTTGGCGTTCGCCCGAGGTGCTGGTAGAGCGCGCACTGGCCTTCGGCGATGCCGATGCCAGCAGCGCGCTGAAGTGGATGCTGGGCGCGCTGGAGCAGAAGCCGCACCTGGCGCCGTATCACGCCCTGGCGGCTCGCTTCGCCCAGCAGGCCGGCCAGGCGCAGACCGCCCTGGAGCACATTCGCCAGGCCATCGCCCTCTCGCCCGTGCAGGCGATGTGGCAAGCCTTCGCGGGCAAGCTGCTGCAGCAGGCCGGCGCGCTGGCGGACGCCATCGACTATTTCGAACACGCCGTGGCCATGCAGCCGCAAGACGCTGAGCGCCACTTTGAACTGGGCCAGGCCCAGCTCGACGCTGAGCAGTACCCGCTGGCGCAGAAGTCCCTCGAGCAGGCCGCCAAACTCCAACCCAAATCCGCCGCATACGCGCTGGCGCTGGCCCAGGCTTACAAGCTGGCCGGTGACTTGAAACAGGCCGGCGAGAAGGCGGCCGCCGCCCAAAAGCTGGCCCCCAATTCCAACGCGGCGCTGGTGCTGCAGGCCGAGATCGCCCTGCACAACAACGAGACCGCCACCGCCAAGAGCCTGGCTGAGAGCGCCCTGCGCCTGGCCCCGACGGACAGCAAGGCGCTGAGCCTGTACGCCGAATGCCTGCACGCCGTGGGCGAAGTGGACGACGCGCTGGCGGTGCTGGAACGCTCGGAGCAGTACGCCCAAGACAAGCTGCCCATCCAGCTGCGCCGCGCCCAACTGCTGCCGGCCGAGAAGGGCCTTAGCGAAGTGCTGCGCCTGAGCAAGGCCAACACCGAACGCCCGGATGTGTACCTGACCCTGTCTGAGATGCTGGCAAACACCGGCGAGACGCTGGACGCCATCCACGCCGCCCAGCGCGCCGCCAAGAAAGCCGACAGCTTACCGCTGCCGCAGCAAGCCCGCCTGCACCTGCACCTGGGCAAGCTGCTCAAGGCCAGCGGCCAGCTGGATCAATCCTTGCATCATCTGGATGAGGCCGCCGCCCTGGCGCCGCATCTGAGCGACGTGCAGATCGAGCGCGGCCAGGTGTTCCTCAGCCGCCGCCAGTTCAAACAGGCCATGCAGGCCTTGGAGCTGGCCGCCGCTGCCGCGCCGCACAGCCCGCAGCCGCACCTGCAGGCTGCCCAGGCGCTGAAGGATGTCAAAGACTACACCGCAGCCGAAGCCGCGCTACGCAAGGCGGCCCAACTGGCGCCGCGTGAGCGCAGCATCCAACGCCAGTTGGCGGCGGTGATCGCCCTGAACCTGATCCACCAACCGCAGGAAGTGAGTGCGCTATGA
- a CDS encoding 50S ribosomal protein L25, producing the protein MERFTLKATKRDVVGKKVSKLRREGKLPAVLYGRHVDKPIPVTLDLRETSKILKRINYSSLVLIDLQGEEHNVLVRDFQVDAILRELTHVDFLVVSLTETVRAEVSVVLEGKAPVISNLGGLLVNGLEHVEVEALPQDLPDRFHVDVSSLENFGDGIFVRDLVVPANVTVLSDPDELIVVASAPVTEAESAPRDGAPAAADAAAPAAAAPAAGGDADKK; encoded by the coding sequence ATGGAACGTTTCACTTTAAAGGCCACCAAGCGCGATGTGGTGGGCAAGAAGGTATCCAAGCTGCGCCGCGAGGGCAAGCTGCCCGCTGTGCTGTACGGCCGCCATGTTGATAAGCCGATCCCCGTTACGCTTGATCTGCGCGAAACTTCAAAGATCCTCAAGCGCATCAACTACTCCAGCCTGGTCTTGATCGACCTGCAAGGTGAAGAGCACAATGTGCTGGTACGTGATTTCCAGGTCGATGCGATCCTGCGCGAACTGACCCATGTCGATTTCCTGGTCGTCTCCCTGACCGAAACCGTGCGTGCCGAGGTCAGCGTGGTGCTGGAAGGCAAGGCGCCGGTGATCAGCAACCTGGGCGGTCTGCTGGTGAACGGTCTGGAGCACGTGGAAGTGGAAGCCCTGCCGCAGGATCTGCCCGACCGCTTCCATGTTGACGTTTCCAGCCTGGAGAACTTTGGTGACGGCATCTTTGTGCGTGACCTGGTAGTGCCGGCCAATGTGACCGTGCTGAGCGACCCGGATGAGCTGATCGTGGTGGCCAGTGCGCCGGTGACGGAAGCCGAGAGCGCCCCGCGTGACGGCGCCCCGGCCGCCGCCGATGCGGCTGCTCCGGCTGCTGCTGCGCCGGCCGCTGGCGGCGACGCCGACAAGAAGTAG
- a CDS encoding peptidase E — MNQIIAVGAGSKAIGRRGLRLERYLLDASEARKPRVCFLPTAGGDLPQHIKRVTRVFTELGARVSHLTLIQPNTADVEKLLLAQDLIWVGGGNTRNMLALWRAWGVDAALHKAYQRGVVLAGGSAGAICWFEQGITDSVPGKLLPMDCLGWLPGSCCPHYDSESGRRPTYRKLIAAGKVKAGLALDDQAAAHYINGKLHKVLAYSRGARAHWVQRKAGRLQETLLDSESK, encoded by the coding sequence ATGAACCAGATCATTGCGGTTGGCGCCGGCTCCAAGGCGATTGGCCGCCGCGGCCTGCGGCTGGAGCGCTACCTACTGGACGCCAGCGAGGCGCGCAAGCCGCGCGTGTGCTTCCTGCCCACGGCAGGCGGCGACCTGCCGCAACACATTAAGCGCGTCACGCGGGTCTTCACTGAGCTTGGCGCGCGCGTCTCGCACCTCACATTGATCCAACCCAACACGGCCGACGTGGAAAAACTGCTGCTGGCGCAAGACCTGATCTGGGTCGGCGGCGGCAACACGCGCAACATGCTGGCGCTGTGGCGCGCCTGGGGCGTGGACGCTGCGCTGCACAAGGCCTACCAGCGCGGCGTTGTGCTGGCGGGCGGCAGCGCCGGCGCCATCTGCTGGTTTGAGCAAGGCATCACCGACTCGGTGCCGGGCAAGCTGCTGCCGATGGACTGCCTGGGCTGGCTGCCAGGATCGTGCTGCCCGCATTATGACAGCGAGAGCGGCCGCCGCCCTACCTACCGCAAGCTGATCGCGGCGGGCAAAGTCAAAGCCGGCCTGGCGCTGGATGACCAGGCGGCGGCGCACTACATCAACGGTAAGTTGCACAAGGTGCTTGCCTACAGCCGCGGCGCACGCGCCCACTGGGTGCAACGCAAAGCAGGCCGCTTGCAGGAAACGCTGCTGGATAGCGAAAGCAAATAA
- the tkt gene encoding transketolase: MSTPKDLEQLAINTIRFLSADAVQQANSGHPGLPMGAAAMAYALWTRHLRHNPKDPQWANRDRFVLSGGHGSMLLYSLLHLTGYPLSLEEIKRFRQWESKTPGHPEYWVAPGVETSTGPLGQGFANAVGLAIGQAHLAARFNRPGHEIFDYFTYAIVTDGDLMEGITAEAASLAGHLKLGKLILLYDDNNISIDGSTHLTFTEDVGLRFESYGWHVQHVADGNDVEAIDAALVAAQADPRPSLIRVKTIIGFGLPKRQGTEKAHGEPPGNEELDGAKRALGWPLEPRFLIPGEALEHFRGAMEQGAELKAAWESRLAGYKAAHPQQHAELLRILAGELPEGWDAELPVFPADAKGMATRVSSGKVINAIADKLPDLLGGSADLHPSTKTFINSAPDFQPNTPEGRSIHYGVREHAMGGIVNGLSLTPGIIPFGATFLVFSDYMRASMRLSALSPYPSIWVFTHDSIGVGEDGPTHQPVEHLAALRAIPNMRVIRPADANEVREAWIAAVRDRKNPTTLIFSRQDLPTLERGRGGEFAAATGLHKGAYVLADWGKKKKPDIILMASGSEVPLIIEAGRKLAKDGVTVRLVSFPSWELFVAQSKSYREKVLPPAVTARLSVEAGVAQGWQQWATAHVSLERFGASAPGDEAMRKLGFNAANVLKHARTLLPKKR, encoded by the coding sequence ATGTCAACTCCCAAAGACCTCGAACAGTTAGCCATCAACACCATTCGCTTCCTTTCGGCGGATGCCGTGCAGCAAGCCAATTCCGGCCACCCGGGCCTGCCGATGGGCGCGGCGGCCATGGCCTACGCGCTGTGGACCCGCCACCTGCGCCATAATCCCAAAGACCCCCAATGGGCCAACCGTGACCGCTTTGTGCTGTCTGGCGGCCACGGTTCGATGCTGCTGTATTCGCTGTTGCACCTCACCGGCTATCCGCTCTCTCTGGAGGAGATCAAGCGCTTCCGCCAGTGGGAGAGCAAGACCCCCGGCCATCCGGAGTACTGGGTTGCCCCCGGGGTGGAAACCAGCACCGGCCCGCTGGGCCAGGGCTTCGCCAATGCGGTCGGCCTGGCTATCGGCCAGGCGCACCTGGCGGCGCGCTTCAACCGCCCGGGCCATGAGATCTTTGACTATTTCACCTATGCCATCGTCACCGATGGCGACTTGATGGAAGGCATCACCGCTGAAGCCGCCTCGCTGGCTGGGCATCTCAAGCTCGGCAAGCTCATCCTCTTGTACGACGACAACAACATCTCGATCGATGGCAGCACCCACCTGACCTTCACAGAGGATGTGGGCCTGCGCTTTGAGTCCTACGGCTGGCATGTGCAGCACGTGGCGGATGGCAACGATGTCGAAGCCATCGACGCCGCACTGGTTGCCGCCCAGGCCGACCCGAGGCCCTCGCTCATCAGGGTCAAGACCATTATCGGCTTTGGTCTGCCCAAGCGCCAGGGCACCGAGAAGGCCCACGGCGAACCGCCTGGCAACGAAGAGCTCGACGGCGCCAAGCGCGCCCTCGGCTGGCCGTTGGAGCCACGCTTCCTCATCCCCGGCGAGGCGCTGGAGCATTTCCGCGGCGCGATGGAGCAGGGGGCTGAGCTCAAAGCCGCCTGGGAGAGCAGGCTGGCTGGTTACAAGGCCGCCCATCCGCAGCAGCACGCCGAGTTGCTACGCATCCTGGCCGGTGAGCTGCCCGAAGGCTGGGACGCGGAGCTGCCAGTATTCCCGGCGGATGCCAAGGGCATGGCCACGCGGGTTTCCTCCGGCAAGGTCATCAATGCCATCGCCGACAAGCTGCCTGATCTGCTGGGCGGCTCGGCCGACCTGCATCCGTCAACCAAGACCTTCATCAACTCCGCGCCAGACTTCCAGCCCAACACGCCAGAGGGGCGCAGCATCCACTATGGCGTGCGCGAGCATGCCATGGGCGGCATCGTCAACGGGCTCAGCCTGACGCCGGGCATCATTCCTTTCGGCGCAACCTTCCTGGTCTTCTCGGATTACATGCGCGCCTCCATGCGCCTCTCGGCGCTCTCGCCGTATCCCAGCATCTGGGTCTTCACGCATGACAGCATTGGCGTGGGCGAGGATGGGCCGACCCACCAGCCGGTCGAGCATCTCGCCGCTTTGCGCGCCATCCCCAACATGCGTGTCATCCGCCCGGCGGATGCCAACGAGGTGCGCGAGGCCTGGATCGCTGCCGTGCGTGACCGCAAGAACCCGACCACGCTCATCTTCTCCCGGCAAGACCTACCCACGCTGGAACGCGGGCGCGGCGGGGAGTTTGCCGCTGCCACGGGTTTGCATAAGGGCGCCTATGTGCTGGCTGACTGGGGCAAGAAGAAAAAGCCTGACATTATTTTGATGGCCTCCGGCTCGGAAGTGCCGCTCATCATCGAAGCCGGCCGCAAGCTGGCCAAGGACGGCGTCACTGTGCGCCTGGTTTCCTTCCCCAGCTGGGAGCTGTTCGTAGCCCAGTCCAAGAGCTACCGTGAGAAGGTGCTGCCGCCGGCCGTGACTGCCCGCCTCTCGGTGGAGGCGGGCGTAGCGCAGGGCTGGCAGCAGTGGGCCACGGCGCATGTCAGCCTCGAGCGCTTCGGCGCCTCGGCGCCGGGCGACGAGGCCATGCGCAAGCTGGGCTTCAATGCCGCCAACGTGCTCAAGCACGCCCGCACCCTGCTGCCGAAGAAGAGGTAG
- a CDS encoding site-specific DNA-methyltransferase — MPPTCSSTPAPCCRRRGSPVPARRKLAVKARVVHGDNLAVLLGLPDASVNLIYIDPPFNTGRKQARSRLRTERSENGDRVGFGGQRYSTTVLGSRAFNDAFDDYLEFLEPRLREAHRVLAPDGSMYFHVDYREVHYCKILLDEIFGRQNFLNEIIWAYDYGGRAKDRWPAKHDNILLYVKDNKGYTFNVEDIERIPYMAPALAGEAKAERGKLPTDTWWHTIVSPTGKEKTGYPTQKPLGILRRVLTASSNPGDLVLDFFAGSGTTGAAALELGRRFLLVDSNKEAIDVMKERFKGKDVEFVKGE, encoded by the coding sequence ATGCCGCCAACGTGCTCAAGCACGCCCGCACCCTGCTGCCGAAGAAGAGGTAGCCCGGTGCCAGCACGCCGCAAGCTGGCAGTAAAGGCCCGCGTAGTGCATGGCGATAACCTGGCCGTGCTGCTCGGCCTGCCCGACGCGAGCGTGAACCTGATCTACATTGACCCGCCGTTCAACACCGGCCGCAAGCAGGCCCGCAGCCGCCTGCGCACGGAGCGCAGCGAGAATGGCGACCGGGTGGGTTTTGGAGGCCAGCGCTACAGCACCACCGTGCTGGGCAGCCGGGCCTTCAACGATGCCTTCGACGACTATCTGGAATTTCTGGAGCCGCGTTTGCGTGAGGCACACCGCGTGTTGGCGCCGGACGGCAGCATGTACTTCCATGTGGACTACCGCGAAGTGCACTACTGCAAGATATTGCTGGACGAGATCTTTGGCCGCCAAAATTTCCTGAACGAGATCATCTGGGCCTATGACTACGGCGGCCGCGCCAAGGACCGCTGGCCGGCCAAGCACGACAATATCCTGCTCTATGTCAAAGATAATAAGGGCTATACCTTCAACGTTGAGGACATCGAGCGCATCCCTTACATGGCGCCAGCCTTGGCCGGTGAGGCCAAGGCGGAGCGCGGCAAGCTGCCCACGGATACCTGGTGGCATACCATCGTAAGCCCCACCGGCAAAGAAAAAACCGGGTACCCTACCCAGAAGCCGCTGGGCATCCTGCGCCGCGTTCTTACGGCTTCATCGAATCCGGGTGACCTGGTGCTCGACTTTTTTGCCGGCAGTGGCACAACCGGTGCCGCTGCGCTGGAGCTGGGTCGCCGGTTTTTGCTGGTGGACAGTAACAAAGAGGCGATCGATGTAATGAAGGAACGCTTTAAGGGGAAAGATGTAGAGTTCGTCAAAGGAGAATGA
- the tal gene encoding transaldolase codes for MTTNPQKLYALGQSLWFDNIERRLLDNGELKAMIERGDIYGVTSNPSIFNNAIGKSEDYDAQLAELARAGKTTAEIYDALTVQDIQAACDLFRPLYDSTRGGDGYVSIEVHPDLAHDTAATEHEAQRLWALVDRPNLMVKIPATAEGIPAIQASIARGININITLIFSLQRYDAVINAYLAGLEERIANNLPIGHIASVASFFVSRIDTKVDGWLETLAEQGGDTARKANALMGTIAVANAKLAYRLFLERFSGPRFEAIAQKGGRRQRPLWASTSTKNPAYPDLLYVDTLVGKDTVNTVPPQTLEAAKNHAAATLSIEDGLDEARFQLANLEMLGLSLDKATDEVEQEGVAAFSKAIADLFATIDQRAGEFR; via the coding sequence ATGACCACTAATCCGCAAAAACTGTATGCCCTGGGCCAGTCCCTGTGGTTCGACAACATCGAACGCCGCTTGCTGGACAATGGTGAGCTGAAGGCTATGATCGAGCGCGGCGATATTTATGGCGTCACCTCCAATCCCAGCATCTTCAACAACGCCATTGGCAAGTCCGAGGACTACGATGCCCAACTGGCCGAGCTGGCACGGGCCGGCAAGACCACAGCGGAGATCTACGACGCGCTGACGGTCCAGGATATTCAGGCGGCCTGCGATCTGTTCCGCCCGCTGTATGACAGCACGCGCGGCGGCGATGGCTACGTAAGCATCGAGGTGCATCCGGACCTGGCGCATGACACGGCCGCCACAGAGCACGAGGCCCAGCGCCTGTGGGCGTTGGTGGACCGGCCCAACTTGATGGTCAAGATCCCCGCCACCGCCGAGGGCATCCCTGCCATCCAAGCTTCTATCGCGCGCGGTATCAACATCAACATCACCCTGATCTTCTCGCTGCAGCGCTATGACGCAGTCATCAATGCCTATCTGGCCGGCCTGGAAGAACGGATCGCCAACAACCTGCCCATCGGGCACATTGCCTCGGTGGCCTCGTTCTTTGTCTCGCGTATTGACACCAAGGTGGATGGCTGGCTGGAAACATTGGCAGAGCAGGGCGGCGATACCGCTCGCAAAGCCAATGCCCTCATGGGCACGATCGCCGTGGCGAACGCCAAGCTGGCGTACAGGCTGTTTCTTGAACGCTTCTCTGGGCCGCGCTTTGAAGCCATCGCCCAGAAGGGCGGCCGCCGCCAGCGCCCGTTGTGGGCTTCCACCAGCACCAAGAACCCCGCATACCCTGACCTGCTGTATGTGGACACCCTGGTCGGTAAAGACACCGTGAACACAGTGCCCCCGCAGACCCTGGAAGCGGCCAAGAACCATGCGGCGGCCACGCTGAGCATTGAAGACGGCCTGGATGAGGCCCGCTTCCAGCTCGCCAATCTGGAGATGCTGGGGCTCTCGCTGGATAAGGCCACCGACGAGGTGGAGCAGGAGGGTGTGGCCGCCTTCAGCAAGGCGATCGCCGACCTGTTCGCCACGATCGACCAGCGTGCGGGCGAATTTCGCTAG